The stretch of DNA TGACTGTGCTAATTATATTTGCAGGAAAACTTAAGGTCTTTCTGGCcaaggaaataaaaacaaaagaaacATCTTAACAGTTTGCCAGAAGTAGCAGTGCCATGTGTGGGAATTTATTAGTAATCTAATGCTGGGTCTCAGCATAAAAAGTCCTATGCAGCAGTCCAGAGACCACAAGAATTGGATGAATATTTTTCTCCCATTTAAGTTCTCCCTGGATGAAGTCCCAAGCCATTCCTATGGAGTTCTTGAACCGGCCACTAGGAATTGTGCCAGTGTGGCTCACACAGCTTGACTCATTTACTGAGCAACCTTTGGGGAAAATCTATTCCATACTGGTCGAAGTGAACTCAGTATTGTGTGTAGTTGTATCCCTGACCCTTGCTAATCTACAGCGCAGTGCCTCATTCCACCATTTACAAAATGATAGTACCCATGACCCTTACACTATTGACAGCAATTAAAATACTTTAAcaacaacaacaagaaatgctggattcactcagcaggtctggcagcatctgtggaaagagaagcagagttaacgtttcgggtcagtgacccttcttcggaattaaaATACTTTAGTTACCTATGTGTCATTTTAGTTTTTCATAAATTAACAAATGTCTGTCCAGTGTAATTGTAATAATTATGCTCTTGTTCCTTTTAGAGACAGTTATAAGCATACATACATCATGTATGCTAATTTGCTTATCAGACATTTATCAACCCCTCACAGTGTTACAATGTTATTCATTTGGCCTTACACTTGTGTTTTTGTAGCAATTTAGTAATATAGTGGGATTTTCTTTTTGATACATTGGTCCTAGCATATGGTTATTAATATACTACTATAAAGCTGGGAGAGCACATCTATATTTTAATCAGTCCACTCTGTGAAACTTGCTGTTCTGAATAATTAATCAATTCCATTAATAGTGATTTGATTTGCCTGATTTACAGTATTCAGTTGCATTAGGACTAATGGCTTCTACAATGCTGTCTACTCTGGTCTCACTCAGCAGGCTCTACACAGGAATGCACACTGTGCTGGTAAGAGATAAATTCCCTTTATTACCAAGTTAGCTCTCACTAGATGAAAAAAACTAAGAGAAGCACAGAAGGCCAAAAGATGATATTGTATGTCAAAGGACAAAAAATAATTTGAAAACAAGTTTTATTTTGACTAGTACAGTGATTATACTTTTTAACTCTGGGCAAATTCTGTTATCAATGCATATTAAAGCACTTTTATCATATTCTCTATTAAAAGGCATTCTGAGCCAGATATTTGCATCCAAAGAAAGTTGAATTCTGCTCCCCAGTAATCTACTGGGTAAAAGGTAGTGCTTGGTATAGCAGTAAGCCACAGAAACTAGCTCACAGGTTTGATTCCCAAtctatgctgaattagctgatctcagacaGAATAGCAATTGACCTCAGTGTCCCTAGTCTAGATGGGGGAAATGTTACCTAAGGTTCCCACTGTTGATTGCTTATCCATTAACATTGTCAGAAAGCGCACATATGTGCATTTTCAAGCAAGAATAGGATTAGGTTTAGCTGTAATGCCATCCCTTGCCATATAACCCACCAACATTTAAAGCATCCGTGGTCATACATGATGATTACCAGCAACCCTGCTAAACTGCCCAATCTAGAAGTTGTGGTTCAAAAAGTATCAGCAActttaaaagaaaagggggaataaaATTCAGGAAAGAACAATACCAGAACTGCACCTCAATGATTGCTAACTTTAGTTGTAAAGATTTTATTGCATTCTGTACCTAACAACTCAGAAATGTGTTAATTTTAttattgagtttttaaaaaatataccaCTGAAGTAACTTTATTAACAAATTTGCTCTGTTAATGTATTCTAATGTTGTTTATTTCAATTTTCAGGATGTAATCTGTGGAGTCCTTATGACTGCAGTGCTTATGGCTCTTATGTATCCTTTCTGGAACATTCTTGACAATTTCCAGTTAACCAGTCCTTTAACACCCATCATTGCAGTAGCTGTGCCCTTTTTCATGAGTTATACCTATCCAGCATTAGATCATTACAGCCCAACCAGAGGAGACACCACCATTATCCTGGGTGTTGCATCAGGATGTACAGTCGGCTTTTGGATGAATTATCAGTATGGTCGAACATATGAGCCTACAGGAACTCTCCCATTTGAAATACCTTCTATAACACTGGAAGTTGTGTCATTGGCCATTGCACGCTTTCTCATTGGAATTGTCATTCTTGTTGCCACTCGCCAAGTTATCAAAACTCTTTCCCTCAAAGTGCTGTATGCTTGGTTTGACATTCCAAGCCACGATATGGAAGCTAAGAAAAGATTGGAGATTGAAGTACCATATAAATTTGCAACATATTCATCCATTGGTTTCAATGCAACAGTAGTAGTGCCTTTACTGTATCAATTACTTGAACTAATATGAGCACTGCAAATAGGTAGACTGCCTGGGGTCTGAGATGTATTTAATATGTGAATGAAGACCTACTGGAAATAAATTTCTTGCAAAAACTATCAAGCCTCAACTTGCTATTTAAATATTTTTTGTGAGcgtatgaaatccttttcagtttagtTGCTTTCCTCGTTTCCTGGATATGCCCATTACTAGCCAAGAGTACGTGTGGGTGATCTATTCCCAGGGCAACAATGCGATGAAACAACCATTTACGTGTGCAAGGGAGGCCTGGAATGATGTCTGCTCTTGTTTTCCAATACCTGGTCTCCACTTTCAGCTTCCCAACGGATATGGTTGAGTTATGGGACTGTAGGAATGAACCCACATCCCATCACTCCTCAGTGCTACATACTGCTGCTTCAATGTACTATTCAGGATAGCTTTTTGACAGATTTCCTATTTAAGTGTACTACAATCGAGCAGAGTATCTTAATGAATATGAACCACTTTCTTAGGGGCATTGGTTCAGGGATATCTTAACATTAGGAAAAGAGAACTTAATTTAAACCAACCTGTTATGTCAATTTGTAATTGAAAGCCAATGACGGTTGTTTTTGATAAGTAATTAACTATATCCAAAAATGCTCCATCTTTCCAGATAGATCTTTTTTGACAATTGGTTGATTCAAATTTGGTGAATAGCTTAATCTCTCCTTTGGAATATAAAGATACATGTTATCAGCTTGTGATATATGTATGATATTGCACCAATTTCACCACAATGCAGGTCTTTCACATCACTGAGACGTTTTGTGTGTCATGGCCACAGATAGATTATGGCAATCTTACCTAAAAATGTAACACTAACAAATTATTAgtgaccttaaatattcactccctccaccacaggcacaccacagctgcagtatgtaccatctacaagatgcactgtagcaactcacaaaggtttcttcaacagcaccttccaaatgcataACCTCGAGCacgtagaagaacaagggcaacaggtgcatgggaacaacacctaccctgcaaattcccatccaagtcatacatcatattaacttggaaatatatcgctgttctttcatcgTCGATGGGTTtacaatcctggaattccctctctaacagcactgtaatgtacctacatcatatggactgcagcagttcaagaaggcaactcaccatcaccttctcaagggcaattagggatgggcaataaatgctggtcttgccagtgatgcccaaatcccatgaacaaataaaaactgCTATTCTATTCATTCCACAAATGATTCATTTTAAATTTTGAATATGTCTAAGTGTGTATTGTACTGATAATTGAAAGTAGTCATAACTAACtactttcatttatgtagcacctttaacatagaaaaaatgtCCCAGTGTTTCAGTTGTAAGGAAAAAATGGAcactattggaggtgagggtggaatgaCTATGAAATAATCATTCATTTATGATTAATCAGTCAGAACTAAGCAAAGTTGGAGCAATTCAATTATGAATGCATTTTGTTCTGGAAAAAGCTATTTAAACAAATCTGTAAACCTCTCCTAAACAGTAGGCATCTCTaacttccctttcctcttcaaaatccttgaatgtgatgtcacctcccaaattcatgtccatcttttccagaactccatgtttgaatcctccaatcagtTTTCAGccttgccacagtaccgaaacaactTCTATCagtcacaaatgacaccctatgtgactgtgacaaaggcaaactaacCCTACTAGTtcatcttgacctgtctgcagcctttgacatagttgatcacaccatcctcctccaatgtctctgcACTATCATCCAGTTGGGTGGGATTGTACTCCTCTGGTTCCATTCTATCTAATCCAGAGTTGTCCAACATTTTCAGGCAGAGGACTGCATTCCGACTTTTGCTCGGTCCAGGGGGCCGAtgggcaaatttcaaaagataaaggcattaaacatttatcttgctaataaaagcaacaacaaatgtgcattttgtgaagaagctttaaatgagaagactaatttattgacttactttcttgtcactatgttgaaaactgatttagtgacatacctggcattgtttttgcttgcataaggagACCTTGATCTCTCGCTCTGCTCTCCccacgctctgtgtgtgtgtgtgtgtgtgtgtgtgtgtgtgtcttgttctGCGGTCGTAATCGTAATGCCTCCAAGATCCCTGCGCCCCTCTAATTCTggagattttaattgttccaccattggtggctgtgtcttcagctgcctagtccctaaactctggaatactctTCCTAAACCTCTATGCTTCtctaactcactttcctcctttaagatagtccttaaaacctacgtcttcaaccaggcttttggtcatttgccttaATATCGCATTATATGGCTCGGAGTCAGATTTTGTTCTTTTATtcgatttattcatgggatgtgggcatcgctggctaggacagcatttattgcccacccctaattgcccttgagaatgtggtggagagccgccttcttgaaccgctgcagtcaatgtggggtaggtacacagtgctgtgaggaagagagttccaggattttgacccagcagcagtgaaggaacggcgatatatttccaagacaggatggtgtgtggcttcgaagggtacttgcaggtagtggtgtgcccttgcaactgctgcccttgtccttctcagtggtagaggttgtgggtttggaaggtgcctctgaagcaccttggtacattttattacattaaaggtgctagataaatacaagttgttgcagaCCCTATTTGAAATGGGTAGTGTTGCAAAGTAAAATTATCAGCAAAGACCATGACTTGAAGGAATCTTAACAAGAGATACTGAACCCATGAAATAAATCAAATATAGTGAATTACAACCTTGATTATCTTATAAATCACTGTTCCACACAATGAAAAAATGACCAACAAATTTTTCTTAATCTATTTACAATTACTTTTTGAATTCTGTATTGGAATAGTGTTGAAATTTGTACCCTTACTCACAACAGATTAGTGAAATACCTCTGATGTTTAGAGACAATCTAGATAGATATAtagggacatagaaacatagaagcaggagtaggccattcagcctatcgaacctgctccactattcaatacgatcatggccgatcatccacttcaatgcctttttcccacactatcctcatatccccttatgtcatttgagtttagaaatctgtcaatctctgctttaaacatattcaatgactgagcttccacagccctctggggtagagaattccaaagattcacaaccctctgattaaagaaatttctcctcatctctgtcctaaatggcttcccccttattttgaaattgtgtcccctggttctaaactccccaactaggggaaacatatttcctgcatctatcctgtctatcattttaagtattttgtaggtttcaatgagattacctctcattttttgaaattctagagaatacaggcccagtttccccaatctctcttcataggacagtcctgccatcctgggaacaagtctggtgaaccttcattgcacttcctctatggcaataatatccttcctaaggtaagggaaccaaaactgcacacagtactccaggtgcggtctaaccaaggctctatacaattgaagcaagacttcactacttctatactcaaatcctcttgcaataaaggctaacataccattagccttcttatttgcttgctgaacctgcatgttagctttcagtgacttattgacaaggacacccaggtccctttgtacatccacactttctaatctcttaacatttaagaaatactctgcacatttattcctcctaccgaagtggacaacctcacatttttccacattatattccatctgccatgtttttgcccactcactaagtctttccaaatccccgtgaagccgctttgcatcttcctcacaacacatattcccacctaattttgtgtcatctgtgaacttggaaataatacatttggtccccacatccaaatcattgatatatctgTGAACATGCAcaaatccttgtggtaccccactagtcccaGCCTCTCAAcgcgagaatgaaccatttattcctgctctctgttttctgtctgttaaccaatccttaatccatgccaatatattacctcctatcacgtgctttaattttgctaaccaacctcctgtggggactttgtcaaaagcctttcgaaaatccaagtataccacgtccaccgacccctttatcaattctgttagtaacattgtcaaaaaactccaacaggttcatcaaacatgatttcccattcataaatccatgttgactatgcccaaataGATCATTTTTAtccaatgtccatttatcacatcctttagaatagattctagcattttcccaatgactgatgtaaggctcaaagttctgtaattccctgtttgctctctccctcccttcttaaatagtgaggtgacatttgcaatcttccaatctgcaggaaccattccagaatctatagaattttggaagatgatgaccaatgcatctactatttccatagctacttctttcaacactctggggtgtagaatatcaggtcctggggacttatcaatcttcagccccactaatttctccaatacaaccttcttactaataataattttcttcaattcctcattctccctaatcccttggatctctaattctgggagatttcttgtatcttcctcagtgaagatagacacaaagcaatcatttagccactctgccatttctctattccccattaaaatttctcctgactctgcctgtaatggacccacatttgtcttagccaaacatttcctttttatgtacctatagaagcttttgcagtccatttttatattttttgctagcttactttcatattctattctccctttctttatcacttttttcatcttcctttgctgtattctaaaatcctcccaatcctcaggtttactattatttctggcaactttataggccttttcttttaatcttatacaatccttaacttcctttgttatccatggttgactgcctttacttttaggGTTTTTGTGACTTGAAGGAatgcatagttgctgtaaactatgtaatatttctttaaagactattcattgtctatgtactgtcatacctttgaatttattttcccaatccacctcagccaatttgcccctcataccttcataatttcctttgttcaaatttaacaccctggcttcagattgaactacctcactttcaaacataatgtaaaattctgtcatattatggtcactcatcctaaaggatcttttacaacaagattattaattagccctttctcattacataatattagatctaaaatagcctgttctctagtcggttcctcaatatactgctctagaaaaccatctctaacacactccagaaactcgtctccacagcattagtgctcattaggtttacccagtctatatgcagattgaagtcacccatgattactgtattacccatgctaatgccatgccccacactaccactactgtttggtggcctataaacaacccctaccaatgtttgctgcccctatttgtttcttagctccacccaaacaggttCCAAATTtggtcttccaatctgagatcctcacttactaatgtactgatcccatcctttattatctgcACAACACCActcattttcctttttgcctgtccttcctaaatgtcaaatatacttgaatattcagttcccagtcttggtcaccctttaGCCACGTTTcgtttatggcaattagatcatacccatttacctctatttgtgcctttaaatcatctatcttattgcaaatgctgcatgcattcaggtggagtgcccttaaccttgtcttcttgacattctgcattctaagcctagttgatgctcgcctttgtttcacctgccctctaatgtcacttgttacttttctacctcctgttaccagctttacttccttccagtttgagctacccctcatgttcccatccccctaataagctagtttaaaccctccccaacagcacaagcaaatctccctgcgaggatgttagttctggtcctgttaaggtgtagcccgtccatcttgtacaggtcccatttgcCCTAGAACcgctcccaatgcctcagaaatctgatgccctccctcctacaccaattcaccagccacgtgttcaatcattcagtcctcctattcctatgctcactagcacgtggcactgggagtaatcctgagattactgctttggatgtctgctttttaatttccttcctaactccctaaaatctgctttcaggacctcatctctcttcctacctatgtcattggtatagaGGTAGTTCTCTTTTAAAATGAGGTCTATttttggtttaaattttaaactacACAGCAAACATCCAAGCAATCTACTACAAGTTAGAACCTGATTATATCTTTTCACAAttaagtttgtgtgtttgtgtcataACAACAATGTCAAAGTAATTAAACCCTTCTCATGATGTTGATCACTACTACTTTTAACTATTAGAAGTGGAATTAGTTTATAACTGCAATCTCTCCAGATCTTAATAAATTATAAAGAGATTGTGTAAGGGAGAAATTTAACAGTGCTCTGCCAATTTTTGGTTGTAAAATTAATAGTCTGGGGGATAACTTTTGGTTGTGATGTCCATCCCCGAATTCCCCAAGGTgtcatattgggtcagatgactttTAGTCATCCGGGTGGCTGCCTGTAAGCAATGGGACCTTCATTGAATAAGGATCTGTTGCCTGTTGGAGAACCTTTTCCCCAAATTAAATGGTGGGAGTGCCGAACTCATGGATTCTTAACCTCACCTTTACGTTTTTGGTACCAACAGTAGACAAATAGGCTGTATCAATAATATTCAAATCGATCCTAAGCTGGATTCAgttaatcatagaatgtttatggcacagaaagaggccacttggcccatcatgtctgcgctggccaaaaaacgtgcctcccagtctaatcccaccttccagcatttggtctgtagccctacaggttatggcacttgaggtgcatatccagacaccttttaaatgagttgagagtttctggctttctactaccctttcaggcagtgagttccagagccccagcatcctctggctgaaaaagatttcctcatctcccttccaatctttctaccaatcacttcaagtCTATGCCCCCTAggcattgacctctctgctcatgtaaataggtccttcacatccactctatccagacccctcacaattttgtacatttcaaacagatctccactcagccttctatgttccaaggagaacgaccccagtctatccaatctctcctcattgctgcatttttccagccccaGCGACATCcttgaaaatctcctctgtaccctctccagtcaaatacatcctttctgtaatgaggtgaccagaactgcacatagcactcaagttgtggcctaaccaatgaattatacagttccagcataatctccctactcttacattctatacctcagctaataaaggaaaggattcaatatgccttcttaaataccttagcgacctgtcctgctaccttcagggatctgtggacgtttactccaaggcccctcacttcctctacacctctcagtattctcccattattcgtgtattcctttgctttgtttgacctccccaaatgcatcacctcatatttctgtgGGTTGAAAGCATTTTGGCACGTTTCTGCCCTCCTGATCAATCCATcgctatcttcctgcagcctacagctatactcttcgctatcaaccacacagccaatatttgtgtcatctgcaaattacttgatcatgccccctacagttacgtccaaatcattaatatatatcacaaaaagcaggggacccagtactgagttctGCACaatgccagtggaaacagccctccagtcgcaaaaacatccgtcaacaattaccctttgtttcctgccactaagccaattttgtattcaccttattacatttccctggatcccatgagctttaatttgtttaaccagtctgccatgtgggaccttgtcaaaagccttgctaaaattcacgtagaccacatcaaccttcatcaaccttccttgttacttcctcaaaaaattcaatcaagttggtcagacaagatattcccttaacaaatccaagctgacgatccttgattaatctgtaatCTTCTAAGTGACAGTGTATCCTGTCtcgcagaattgattccaataatttgcccactactgcggttagactgactggcctgtaattattcggtctatcccttggtccctttttaaacaggggtacaatgttagcagtcctccaattcttcagcaccacagctgtatccagagaggactggaaaataatggtcagaccttccgttatttcctctcttgtttcttttaacagcctggggtacatttcatcctgccttggtgatttatcaactttcaaggatgctaattccattaatacttcctctctccctcacagccaatacttcacacccctctcctttaactgcaatatctgcatcgtccccctcttttgtgaagacagacacagagtattcattaagaacaatgccaacatcttccatccctacacataggttacctttttggccttttatgggccttactctttccttagttatcctcttactcttaatgtat from Heterodontus francisci isolate sHetFra1 chromosome 11, sHetFra1.hap1, whole genome shotgun sequence encodes:
- the LOC137374867 gene encoding sphingosine-1-phosphate phosphatase 2-like; its protein translation is MYLGQASKDIIKWPRPLSPPVVKLETRVDAEYGMPSTHAMAATAISFTFLMATMYRYKYSVALGLMASTMLSTLVSLSRLYTGMHTVLDVICGVLMTAVLMALMYPFWNILDNFQLTSPLTPIIAVAVPFFMSYTYPALDHYSPTRGDTTIILGVASGCTVGFWMNYQYGRTYEPTGTLPFEIPSITLEVVSLAIARFLIGIVILVATRQVIKTLSLKVLYAWFDIPSHDMEAKKRLEIEVPYKFATYSSIGFNATVVVPLLYQLLELI